In a single window of the bacterium genome:
- a CDS encoding polysaccharide biosynthesis protein translates to MFKNKTLLITGGTGSFGNAVLKRFLDTDIKEIRVFSRDEKKQEDMRIALKNPKLKFYIGDVREYSSVANAIQGVDYIFHAAALKQVPSCEFYPMEAIRTNVLGAENVLNAAANHGVEKLIVLSTDKAVYPINAMGMSKALMEKLMLAKARVSAGKTIFCGTRYGNVMGSRGSVIPLFISQIQEKKPITITDPNMTRFMMSLDDAVDLVLYAYKNGHQGDRFVQKAPAATIETLAKALIELFASKTEIRTIGTRHGEKLHETLLTREEKAIAHDCGQYYRVPADTRDLNYNKYFVEGEVTISRADDYNSSNTYRLNVEETKELLLKLDFVQEALKP, encoded by the coding sequence ATGTTCAAAAACAAAACCCTGTTGATCACCGGTGGCACCGGCTCATTCGGCAATGCGGTATTGAAGCGCTTTCTCGATACGGACATCAAAGAAATTCGTGTCTTCAGCCGGGACGAGAAAAAGCAGGAGGACATGCGCATCGCCCTGAAGAACCCCAAGCTCAAATTCTATATCGGCGATGTGCGCGAATACAGCAGCGTAGCCAACGCCATTCAGGGCGTGGATTACATCTTTCATGCCGCTGCGCTCAAACAGGTGCCCTCCTGTGAATTCTATCCCATGGAAGCGATCCGCACCAATGTGCTCGGTGCGGAAAACGTCCTCAATGCCGCGGCAAATCATGGCGTCGAAAAGCTCATCGTCTTGAGCACCGACAAAGCGGTCTATCCGATCAATGCCATGGGCATGTCCAAGGCCTTGATGGAAAAACTCATGCTCGCCAAGGCTAGAGTTTCGGCCGGCAAGACCATCTTTTGCGGCACCCGTTATGGCAACGTCATGGGCTCGCGCGGCTCGGTGATTCCTCTCTTCATATCGCAAATCCAGGAAAAGAAACCCATCACCATCACCGACCCCAACATGACGCGGTTCATGATGTCCCTCGATGACGCGGTGGATCTGGTCCTGTACGCCTATAAAAACGGTCATCAGGGTGACCGCTTTGTCCAAAAGGCTCCGGCGGCGACCATCGAGACCCTGGCCAAAGCCCTGATCGAATTGTTTGCCAGCAAAACCGAAATCCGCACGATCGGCACGCGTCACGGTGAAAAGCTGCACGAGACCCTGCTCACACGAGAAGAAAAGGCCATCGCCCATGATTGTGGCCAATACTATCGCGTGCCGGCCGATACCCGGGATCTGAATTACAACAAGTATTTTGTCGAAGGAGAGGTCACAATCAGCCGGGCGGACGACTATAATTCCAGCAACACCTACCGGCTCAATGTGGAAGAGACCAAAGAGCTGCTGCTCAAGCTGGATTTTGTTCAGGAAGCGCTGAAACCGTGA